From a single Loxodonta africana isolate mLoxAfr1 chromosome 9, mLoxAfr1.hap2, whole genome shotgun sequence genomic region:
- the CDK9 gene encoding cyclin-dependent kinase 9 yields MAKQYDSVECPFCDEVSKYEKLAKIGQGTFGEVFKAKHRKTGQKVALKKVLMENEKEGFPITALREIKILQLLKHENVVNLIEICRTKASPYNRCKGSIYLVFDFCEHDLAGLLSNVLVKFTLSEIKKVMQMLLNGLYYIHRNKILHRDMKAANVLITRDGVLKLADFGLARAFSLAKNSQPNRYTNRVVTLWYRPPELLLGERDYGPPIDLWGAGCIMAEMWTRSPIMQGNTEQHQLALISQLCGSITPEVWPNVDKYELFEKLDLPKGQKRKVKDRLKAYVRDPYALDLIDKLLVLDPAQRIDSDDALNHDFFWSDPMPSDLKGMLSTHLTSMFEYLAPPRRKGSQITQQSTNQSRNPATTNQTEFERVF; encoded by the exons ATGGCAAAGCAGTACGACTCAGTGGAGTGCCCCTTTTGTGATGAGGTGTCCAAATATGAGAAGCTCGCCAAAATCggccaaggcacctttgg GGAGGTGTTTAAGGCCAAGCATCGCAAGACCGGCCAGAAGGTGGCCCTGAAGAAGGTGCTGATGGAGAACGAGAAGGAGGGG tttcCCATCACAGCCCTACGGGAAATCAAGATTCTCCAACTTCTGAAACATGAGAATGTGGTCAACTTGATTGAGATCTGTCGAACCAAAG CATCTCCCTATAACCGTTGCAAGGGCAGTATATACCTTGTGTTTGACTTCTGCGAGCATGACCTTGCTGGGCTGCTGAGTAATGTCTTAGTCAAGTTCACACTGTCTGAGATCAAGAAGGTCATGCAGATGCTGCTCAATGGCCTGTACTACATCCACAGAAACAAG ATCCTGCACAGGGACATGAAAGCAGCTAATGTGCTCATCACCCGTGATGGGGTCCTGAAGCTGGCAGATTTTGGGCTGGCCCGGGCCTTCAGCCTGGCCAAGAACAGCCAGCCCAACCGCTACACCAACCGTGTGGTGACGCTCTGGTACCGGCCCCCGGAGCTGTTGCTCG GGGAGCGGGACTACGGCCCCCCCATTGACCTGTGGGGCGCTGGGTGCATCATGGCAGAGATGTGGACCCGCAGCCCTATCATGCAGGGCAACACCGAGCAGCACCAGCTTGCCCTCATCAGCCAGCTCTGTGGCTCCATCACCCCTGAG GTGTGGCCAAATGTGGACAAGTACGAGctatttgagaagctggacctGCCCAAGGGCCAGAAGCGGAAGGTGAAGGACAGGCTTAAGGCCTACGTGCGCGACCCTTACGCACTGGACCTCATTGACAAGTTGCTGGTGCTGGATCCCGCACAGCGCATCGACAGCGATGATGCCCTCAACCACGACTTCTTCTGGTCCGACCCCATGCCCTCAGACCTCAAAGGCATGCTGTCCACACACCTGACGTCCATGTTCGAGTACCTGGCGCCACCACGCCGAAAGGGCAGCCAGATAACCCAGCAGTCCACCAACCAGAGCCGCAATCCTGCCACTACCAACCAGACGGAGTTCGAGCGCGTCTTCTGA